In a single window of the Alphaproteobacteria bacterium genome:
- a CDS encoding CoA transferase, whose amino-acid sequence MTDIIKGLRVVEASAFIAAPYAGLTLAQLGADVIRIDPVGGGLDHKRWPITRDGNSLYWAGLNKGKRSIMLNARDPEGRELAHALMTRPGPGAGIVLTNLPARGWLAFDGLKARREDLIMLGITGNRDGSVALDYTVNAAAGFPLVTGPAGHAGPVNHVMPVWDVVAGLSAVTAILAAERMRRDTGQGQYIAHALSDAAFSTLSHLGYIAEVQINGDDRPATGNQVYGTYGCDFATADGRRVMITAFTTRHWHALLEATGLAARMAKVAELFDLDLDREEARWEARDTITALLKPWFAARTLDQIRTAMNAVGACWGPYQSFAQAVGEDPRLSTENPMFQEIDQPGIGRHIAAGPMVDFGAAPRTPVKPAPRLGADTDAILSGELGLDSGQIGRLHDAGIVAGPEKG is encoded by the coding sequence ATGACCGACATCATCAAAGGCCTTCGGGTTGTCGAGGCATCCGCCTTCATCGCCGCCCCCTATGCGGGGCTGACCCTTGCGCAGCTGGGCGCGGATGTGATCCGTATCGACCCCGTCGGCGGCGGGCTCGACCACAAGCGCTGGCCGATCACACGGGACGGCAACAGCCTGTACTGGGCCGGGCTGAACAAGGGCAAACGCTCGATCATGCTCAACGCCCGCGATCCGGAAGGCCGGGAGCTGGCGCATGCGCTGATGACCCGTCCCGGCCCCGGCGCCGGCATCGTCCTCACCAACCTGCCGGCGCGCGGCTGGCTCGCCTTTGACGGGCTGAAAGCCCGGCGCGAGGACCTCATCATGCTCGGCATCACCGGCAACCGGGACGGCTCGGTCGCGCTCGACTATACCGTCAACGCCGCCGCCGGCTTCCCGCTGGTGACCGGCCCCGCCGGCCATGCCGGCCCGGTCAACCACGTCATGCCGGTCTGGGACGTCGTCGCCGGGCTGAGCGCGGTGACCGCGATCCTCGCCGCCGAACGGATGCGCCGGGATACAGGACAGGGCCAGTACATCGCCCATGCGCTGTCCGACGCCGCCTTCTCGACGCTGAGCCATCTGGGCTATATCGCCGAGGTGCAGATCAATGGCGACGACCGCCCCGCGACCGGCAACCAGGTCTACGGCACCTATGGCTGCGACTTCGCCACGGCCGACGGGCGCCGCGTCATGATCACCGCCTTCACCACCCGCCACTGGCATGCCCTGCTGGAGGCCACCGGGCTGGCGGCCCGCATGGCCAAGGTCGCGGAACTGTTCGATCTGGACCTGGACCGCGAGGAAGCCCGCTGGGAGGCCCGCGACACCATCACCGCCCTGCTCAAACCCTGGTTCGCCGCCCGGACGCTGGACCAGATCCGCACGGCCATGAACGCGGTCGGCGCCTGCTGGGGGCCCTATCAAAGCTTCGCGCAGGCCGTCGGCGAGGATCCGCGCCTGTCGACGGAAAACCCGATGTTCCAGGAAATCGACCAGCCCGGCATCGGCCGGCATATCGCCGCCGGGCCGATGGTGGATTTCGGCGCGGCGCCCCGGACGCCGGTGAAGCCCGCGCCGCGGCTGGGCGCGGATACGGATGCGATCCTGTCCGGCGAACTCGGCCTCGACAGCGGCCAGATCGGCCGGCTGCACGACGCCGGCATCGTCGCCGGGCCGGAAAAGGGTTAG
- a CDS encoding RT0821/Lpp0805 family surface protein, giving the protein MSINRISKVALACAIVLSLGACQTAGGQKQAGGTLLGAGLGALAGSQIGSGRGQLVSVALGTLGGAFLGNSVGKSLDRADRAYAGQAVQSAQSAPIGQPVVWHNPDTGNQGSVVAVREGTHTATGAYCREYQQTVSVGGRMEEAYGTACRQPDGSWKIL; this is encoded by the coding sequence ATGTCAATCAATCGAATTTCGAAAGTGGCGCTGGCCTGTGCAATAGTCCTGTCTCTCGGGGCCTGCCAGACTGCCGGCGGACAGAAGCAGGCTGGCGGAACGCTTCTTGGCGCCGGCCTGGGCGCGCTTGCCGGATCGCAGATCGGTTCCGGGCGCGGGCAACTTGTTTCGGTTGCCCTCGGCACACTGGGTGGCGCATTCCTGGGAAATTCGGTCGGAAAGTCACTGGACCGGGCGGATCGGGCCTATGCCGGTCAGGCAGTGCAGTCGGCGCAGTCGGCGCCGATCGGCCAGCCCGTCGTCTGGCACAATCCGGACACCGGCAACCAGGGCAGCGTCGTGGCCGTGCGCGAAGGCACCCATACCGCAACCGGCGCCTATTGCCGCGAATACCAGCAGACCGTATCCGTCGGCGGACGGATGGAAGAGGCTTATGGCACGGCGTGCCGCCAACCCGATGGCAGCTGGAAAATCCTATAG
- a CDS encoding amidohydrolase family protein, with translation MIDADGLIVAPGFIDGHTHMDAQVAWDPLGSCSCWHGVTSVVMGNCGFALAPCREKDREWYAKCLEAVEDIPAEAVMAGINWTWETYPEYLQMVDTVPKALNYGAYIGHSALRMYVMGERAMHEKATEDDLKQMTARVSEAIRAGAFGFSTSRASTHFAPDGSPVASRIGDWNEIHQLTTAMTDLNAGIFQIGPDVASGEAQRACLDELRRVALASGRPVMFGTISTRQGVDPNPWQYQTRYIDDTVAAGGRMYGQSTTRSINALFSLKSYLPFDVLPNWADVRSRPIDEQKQMMRDPEIRARLVADEAGMKPRDSEFQGGGMATTDPKKPDYTNLFAMKDTRWEDPTIAELSQESGKHPVEVVLDLMLANEDQIFVQPIVNERPEDVLGMLKHPRTLATFSDSGAHVCQEMGSSLQTHMLAYWVRDKQAFTLEEAIRMMTFENASAWEMPNRGLLRTGYAADIVIFDADNVRPLMPTVQRDLPGGARRFVQKADGIVATIVNGVVAFENGVSTGQFAGQLMRGPLAAAS, from the coding sequence GTGATCGATGCGGACGGATTGATCGTCGCGCCGGGCTTCATCGACGGCCACACCCACATGGATGCGCAGGTCGCCTGGGATCCGCTGGGCAGTTGCTCGTGCTGGCACGGGGTGACCAGTGTGGTGATGGGCAATTGCGGCTTCGCGCTCGCGCCCTGCCGGGAAAAAGACCGCGAATGGTATGCGAAATGCCTTGAAGCGGTGGAGGATATCCCGGCGGAAGCGGTCATGGCCGGCATCAACTGGACCTGGGAGACCTATCCCGAATATCTGCAGATGGTGGACACGGTGCCGAAAGCGCTCAATTACGGCGCCTATATCGGTCATTCGGCGTTGCGCATGTATGTCATGGGCGAGCGCGCGATGCATGAAAAAGCGACCGAGGACGACCTGAAGCAGATGACGGCGCGGGTTTCCGAGGCAATCCGCGCCGGCGCGTTCGGGTTTTCGACATCGCGGGCATCGACCCATTTCGCGCCGGACGGTTCGCCGGTTGCCAGCCGCATCGGCGACTGGAACGAAATCCACCAGCTGACGACGGCGATGACGGATCTGAACGCCGGCATCTTCCAGATCGGCCCGGACGTTGCCTCCGGGGAGGCGCAGCGCGCCTGCCTCGACGAATTGCGGCGGGTCGCGTTGGCAAGCGGCCGGCCGGTCATGTTCGGAACGATATCGACCCGACAGGGCGTCGACCCGAACCCGTGGCAGTATCAGACCCGGTATATCGACGATACGGTTGCCGCTGGCGGCCGCATGTACGGGCAATCGACGACGCGGTCGATCAACGCGCTGTTCTCGCTGAAATCCTACCTGCCGTTCGATGTCCTGCCGAACTGGGCCGACGTCCGCTCGCGGCCGATCGACGAACAGAAACAGATGATGCGGGACCCGGAAATCAGGGCACGGCTGGTCGCCGACGAAGCCGGGATGAAGCCGCGCGACAGCGAGTTCCAGGGCGGCGGCATGGCGACGACGGATCCGAAGAAGCCGGATTACACCAATCTGTTCGCGATGAAGGATACACGGTGGGAGGATCCCACCATCGCCGAACTGTCGCAGGAAAGCGGGAAACATCCGGTCGAGGTTGTCCTGGACCTGATGCTGGCGAACGAGGACCAGATTTTCGTCCAGCCCATCGTGAACGAACGGCCCGAAGACGTGCTGGGTATGCTGAAACACCCGCGCACCTTGGCGACGTTCTCCGATTCCGGGGCCCATGTATGCCAGGAAATGGGATCGTCGCTGCAAACGCATATGCTGGCCTACTGGGTTCGGGACAAGCAGGCGTTTACGCTGGAGGAAGCCATCCGCATGATGACCTTCGAGAACGCCTCGGCCTGGGAAATGCCCAACCGGGGGCTGTTGCGCACGGGATATGCCGCCGATATCGTCATATTCGACGCAGACAACGTCCGGCCGCTCATGCCGACGGTGCAGCGGGACCTTCCCGGCGGTGCGCGCCGTTTCGTGCAGAAGGCGGACGGTATCGTGGCAACGATCGTTAACGGCGTGGTTGCATTCGAAAACGGCGTCTCCACGGGACAATTCGCCGGTCAGCTGATGCGCGGACCGCTTGCCGCGGCATCGTGA
- a CDS encoding CoA transferase, with translation MNDMSGSEAGMARQALGQILDIVGWNRIPSGHLKISGSDPILPSNFRIGAAGAATIGATGLAAADLWEMRTGRRQDVSIDVRTAAMAMRSQLYVHIVNTPKPPSWDALSGYYRTRDSRWVQLHCNFPHHRAGAIRVLGCADERDSAAAAVAKWDAQELEDTFVAEGLCAVMARDNAEWAQHPQGEVVAGLPLLEVIRIGDSDPEPLGPGDRPLSGIRALDLTRVLAGPTCGRTLAEHGADVMRISGPHLPYHAGSVLDTGHGKLTTFLDLRDAGDMATLKKLVGESDIFTQAYRPGSLNARGLSPEELAELRPGIIYVSLCAYGHEGPWHARRGYDTLVQTATGIALEEGDGGPPRHTPVSLLDYATGYLAAFGAMTALSRRAREGGSYLVRLSLCQTAHWFKELGRIPASVNARNLPDPELADVADLTTESVGPFGRVVHLAPAIRMAETPARWARPVSPIGCHSPIWPE, from the coding sequence ATGAACGATATGAGCGGGTCCGAAGCCGGCATGGCCCGGCAGGCGCTTGGTCAGATACTTGATATTGTCGGCTGGAACCGCATACCGTCCGGACATCTGAAAATTTCCGGTAGCGATCCGATCCTGCCGTCCAATTTCCGGATTGGAGCGGCAGGGGCGGCGACGATCGGCGCGACGGGGCTGGCCGCGGCGGATCTGTGGGAAATGCGCACCGGGCGCCGGCAGGATGTTTCCATCGATGTCCGGACCGCCGCCATGGCGATGCGAAGCCAGTTATACGTGCACATCGTCAACACGCCGAAACCGCCCTCCTGGGATGCGCTCTCCGGCTATTACCGGACCCGCGACAGCCGCTGGGTTCAACTGCACTGCAATTTCCCGCACCACCGTGCCGGGGCGATCCGGGTTCTCGGTTGCGCCGACGAACGGGATTCCGCCGCCGCCGCTGTCGCGAAATGGGACGCGCAGGAACTCGAGGATACATTTGTCGCCGAAGGACTCTGCGCGGTCATGGCCCGCGATAATGCGGAATGGGCGCAGCATCCCCAGGGGGAGGTTGTGGCCGGGCTGCCGCTGCTTGAGGTAATCAGGATCGGCGACAGTGACCCGGAGCCATTGGGGCCGGGCGACCGCCCGCTTTCAGGTATCCGCGCGCTGGACCTGACCCGCGTTCTGGCGGGGCCAACCTGCGGACGCACGCTGGCGGAACATGGCGCCGATGTGATGCGGATCAGCGGCCCCCATTTGCCGTACCATGCCGGTTCCGTGCTCGATACCGGTCACGGAAAGCTGACGACGTTTCTGGACCTGCGCGATGCCGGCGACATGGCGACCCTGAAAAAACTTGTTGGCGAAAGTGATATCTTTACCCAGGCCTACCGTCCGGGTTCGCTGAACGCGCGCGGCCTGTCACCCGAGGAGCTTGCCGAATTGCGGCCGGGAATCATTTACGTGTCCCTGTGCGCCTATGGCCATGAGGGCCCCTGGCACGCGCGGCGCGGCTACGACACGCTGGTGCAAACCGCAACCGGCATCGCACTGGAAGAAGGCGACGGCGGGCCGCCGCGGCACACGCCGGTCTCGCTACTGGACTACGCGACCGGATATCTGGCTGCCTTCGGTGCCATGACGGCATTGTCGCGGCGCGCGCGCGAAGGAGGCAGTTATCTGGTGCGGTTGTCGCTGTGCCAGACGGCGCACTGGTTCAAGGAACTGGGCCGGATCCCGGCATCGGTAAACGCCCGGAATCTGCCGGACCCGGAACTGGCGGATGTTGCGGACCTTACGACCGAATCCGTCGGGCCGTTCGGCCGGGTCGTCCACCTCGCGCCGGCGATCAGGATGGCGGAAACGCCGGCGCGCTGGGCGCGTCCCGTGTCGCCCATAGGCTGCCACAGCCCGATCTGGCCCGAATGA